From a single Plutella xylostella chromosome 5, ilPluXylo3.1, whole genome shotgun sequence genomic region:
- the LOC105391556 gene encoding solute carrier family 12 member 4 isoform X6 — translation MSERFKVTKFDEASKSYKNYGATSAEADVELKGKLLTDSGDTDEHGLPKDKDKGCDTNLYLYHEEIEDRPRVATFLGSLADYSNTIPAASAADTDAPKAAPSARMGTLIGVFLPCIQNIFGVILFIRLTWVVGTAGAIAGFLIVLICCCTTMLTAISMSAIATNGVVPAGGSYFMIGRSLGPECGGAVGMLFYTGTTLAAAMYIVGAVEIVLTYMAPWISIFGDFTKDPEAMFNNFRVYGTGLLLVMGCVVFIGVKFVNKFATVALACVILSISAVYAGIFVNWNGNDKLQMCVLGKRLLKDIHISNCTKQAGGELFKLFCPNNTCDPYFTAHNISVVQGIKGLASGVFFDNLQDSFLELGQYIAYGKEPDDIEQMERPTYNQIYADITTSFTLLIGIFFPSVTGIMAGSNRSGDLADAQKSIPIGTICAILTTSTVYLSCVLLFAGTVDNLLLRDKFGQSIGGKLVVANMAWPNQWVILVGSFLSTLGAGLQSLTGAPRLLQAIAKDEIIPFLAPFAVSSSRGEPTRALLLTMLICQCGILLGNVDILAPLLSMFFLMCYGFVNLACALQTLLKTPNWRPRFKYYHWSLSLIGLVLCISIMFMTSWFYALIAMGMAGLIYKYIEYRGAEKEWGDGLRGLALSAARYSLLRLEEGPPHTKNWRPQVLVLAKLNDDLTPKYRKMLSFASQLKAGKGLTVCVSVLGGDFTRLAGEASTAKQNLRRCMEEEKVKGFVDVLVSHSIADGLSHFVQTTGLGGLKPNTVIVGWPYGWRQSEDDRTWHVFLHTVRAVTASRMAMLVPKGINFFPDSSEKVSGNIDIWWIVHDGGMLMLLPFLLKQHRSWKNCKMRIFTVAQMEDNSIQMKKDLKMFLYQLRIEAEVEVVEMTDSDISAYTYERTLMMEQRNQMLKELRLNKKEALGMNLVDYNEHNAEEKLPLVQAIVDHHHADVKTASKVRFAEPGSGDAVPTGNHADDAPSPPLTDPEEKERDDKSQCDGAPSPLPDDNAKENNANGDVKPKPNVTSITPDEGTVRRMHTAVKLNEVIVSRSHDAQLVILNLPGPPRDTKLERESNYMEFLEVLTEGLEKVLMVRGGGREVITIYS, via the exons GCGACACCGACGAGCATGGCCTACCGAAGGACAAGGACAAGGGCTGCGACACCAACCTCTACCTCTACCAT GAGGAGATCGAGGACCGTCCGCGCGTGGCCACGTTCCTGGGCTCGCTGGCGGACTACTCCAACACGATCCCGGCCGCGTCCGCCGCGGACACAGACGCGCCCAAGGCCGCGCCCTCCGCCCGGATGGGCACCCTCATCGGCGTGTTCCTGCCCTGCATCCAGAACATCTTCGGCGTGATCCTGTTCATCCGTCTCACGTGGGTCGTCGGCACGGCTGGCGCTATAGCCGGGTTTCTGATTGTGCTCATCTGTTGTTGTACC ACGATGCTGACAGCCATCTCCATGTCGGCCATCGCCACCAACGGCGTGGTGCCGGCGGGCGGCTCGTATTTCATGATCGGGCGCTCGCTCGGGCCGGagtgcggcggcgcggtgggCATGCTGTTCTACACGGGCACCACGCTCGCCGCCGCCATGTACATCGTCGGCGCCGTCGAGATCGTCCTG ACGTACATGGCCCCGTGGATATCGATCTTCGGGGACTTTACGAAGGATCCGGAGGCGATGTTCAACAACTTCAGGGTGTACGGGACGGGGCTGCTGCTGGTGATGGGCTGTGTGGTGTTCATTGGAGTGAAGTTCGTGAACAAGTTCGCAACCGTCGCCCTCGCGTGCGTCATCCTGTCCATCAGTGCGGTCTACGCGGGGATCTTCGTCAACTGGAACGGCAACGACAAGCTGCA GATGTGCGTATTGGGAAAGCGTTTACTGAAAGACATCCACATCAGCAACTGCACGAAGCAGGCTGGCGGGGAGCTGTTCAAGTTGTTCTGCCCCAACAACACCTGCGACCCGTACTTCACAGCACACAACATCAGCGTCGTTCAAGGCATCAAG GGCTTAGCCAGTGGAGTGTTCTTCGACAATCTGCAAGACTCGTTCCTGGAACTCGGTCAGTACATCGCGTACGGCAAGGAACCTGACGACATCGAGCAGATGGAGCGACCCACTTACAATCAGATCTACGCCGATATCACTACTTCGTTTACGCTGCTGATTGGAATATTCTTCCCGTCTGTTActg GTATTATGGCTGGCTCAAACCGCTCGGGAGATTTGGCTGACGCTCAAAAGAGCATCCCTATCGGAACCATCTGCGCTATCCTGACCACTTCCACCGTGTACCTGTCGTGCGTGTTGCTGTTCGCCGGAACCGTCGACAACTTGCTGCTTCGAGACAA GTTTGGTCAATCGATTGGCGGTAAACTGGTGGTGGCTAACATGGCGTGGCCGAACCAGTGGGTGATCCTGGTGGGCTCGTTCCTGTCGACCCTGGGCGCTGGCCTGCAGTCCCTCACCGGCGCCCCGCGGCTGCTGCAAGCCATCGCTAAAGACGAGATTATTCCCTTCCTTGCGCCTTTCGCTGTGTCTTCCAGCAGGGGAGAACCCACAAG GGCTCTCCTGCTTACGATGCTGATCTGCCAGTGCGGCATCCTGCTGGGCAACGTGGACATTCTGGCGCCGCTGCTGTCCATGTTCTTCCTCATGTGCTACGGCTTCGTGAACCTGGCGTGCGCTCTGCAGACCTTGTTGAAGACCCCCAACTGGCGGCCCCGCTTCAAGTATTACCATTG GTCTCTGTCCCTGATTGGTCTGGTCCTGTGCATCTCCATCATGTTCATGACGTCATGGTTCTACGCCCTCATCGCCATGGGCATGGCCGGGCTCATCTACAAGTACATTGAATATCGCGG AGCGGAGAAGGAATGGGGTGACGGTCTCCGCGGTCTAGCCCTGTCAGCCGCGCGCTACTCGCTGCTGCGTCTGGAAGAAGGTCCTCCACACACCAAGAACTGGCGCCCGCAGGTGCTGGTGCTCGCCAAGCTGAATGATGATCTCACCCCGAAGTACCGCAAGATGCTGTCGTTTGCTAGTCAACTTAAAGCAG GCAAAGGTCTGACGGTATGCGTATCTGTACTCGGCGGCGACTTCACGCGGCTGGCGGGCGAGGCGTCCACGGCGAAGCAGAACCTGCGCCGCTGCATGGAGGAGGAGAAGGTCAAGGGCTTCGTCGATGTGCTCGTCTCTCATAGCATCGCTGATGGATTGAGCCACTT CGTGCAAACGACCGGCCTCGGCGGGCTCAAGCCGAACACGGTGATCGTGGGCTGGCCGTACGGCTGGCGGCAGTCGGAGGACGACCGCACCTGGCACGTGTTCCTACACACCGTGCGCGCCGTCACCGCGTCTCGCATGGCCATGCTCGTTCCCAAGGGCATCAACTTCTTCCCTGACTCTAGCGAGAAG GTATCTGGCAACATCGACATCTGGTGGATCGTGCACGACGGCGGCATGCTCATGCTGCTGCCCTTCCTGCTGAAGCAGCACCGCTCGTGGAAGAACTGCAAGATGCGCATCTTCACCGTGGCGCAGATGGAGGACAACTCCATCCAGATGAAGAAGGACCTCAAGATGTTCCTCTACCAGCTGCGGATTGAGGCCGAGGTTGAGGTTGTGGAGATG ACGGACAGTGACATTTCGGCGTACACCTACGAACGGACTTTGATGATGGAACAACGTAACCAGATGCTCAAAGAACTTCGACTTAACAAGAAGGAAGCCCTTGGAATG AATTTGGTGGACTATAATGAACACAATGCTGAGGAGAAGTTGCCCCTG GTGCAAGCTATCGTTGACCATCACCACGCTGACGTTAAGACAGCTAGCAAAGTCCGTTTTGCTGAGCCTGGCTCTGGAGACGCCGTCCCTACTGGAAACCATGCTGATGACGCACCTTCTCCCCCTCTCACCGACCCTGAAGAGAAAGAAAGAGACGACAAG TCACAGTGCGACGGAGCGCCCTCACCGCTGCCCGACGACAACGCCAAAGAGAATAACGCCAACGGGGACGTCAAGCCGAAGCCTAACGTCACTAGCATTACACC AGACGAGGGAACTGTGAGGCGCATGCACACAGCGGTGAAGCTGAACGAAGTGATCGTGTCGCGGTCGCACGACGCACAACTAGTGATACTGAACCTGCCCGGCCCGCCTCGCGACACCAAGCTGGAACGAGAGTCCAACT ACATGGAGTTCCTGGAGGTACTGACCGAGGGTCTGGAGAAGGTGCTGATGGTGCGAGGTGGCGGTCGAGAGGTCATCACCATCTACTCGTGA
- the LOC105391556 gene encoding solute carrier family 12 member 4 isoform X4 — protein sequence MSERFKVTKFDEASKSYKNYGATSAEADVELKGKLLTDSGDTDEHGLPKDKDKGCDTNLYLYHEEIEDRPRVATFLGSLADYSNTIPAASAADTDAPKAAPSARMGTLIGVFLPCIQNIFGVILFIRLTWVVGTAGAIAGFLIVLICCCTTMLTAISMSAIATNGVVPAGGSYFMIGRSLGPECGGAVGMLFYTGTTLAAAMYIVGAVEIVLTYMAPWISIFGDFTKDPEAMFNNFRVYGTGLLLVMGCVVFIGVKFVNKFATVALACVILSISAVYAGIFVNWNGNDKLQMCVLGKRLLKDIHISNCTKQAGGELFKLFCPNNTCDPYFTAHNISVVQGIKGLASGVFFDNLQDSFLELGQYIAYGKEPDDIEQMERPTYNQIYADITTSFTLLIGIFFPSVTGIMAGSNRSGDLADAQKSIPIGTICAILTTSTVYLSCVLLFAGTVDNLLLRDKFGQSIGGKLVVANMAWPNQWVILVGSFLSTLGAGLQSLTGAPRLLQAIAKDEIIPFLAPFAVSSSRGEPTRALLLTMLICQCGILLGNVDILAPLLSMFFLMCYGFVNLACALQTLLKTPNWRPRFKYYHWSLSLIGLVLCISIMFMTSWFYALIAMGMAGLIYKYIEYRGAEKEWGDGLRGLALSAARYSLLRLEEGPPHTKNWRPQVLVLAKLNDDLTPKYRKMLSFASQLKAGKGLTVCVSVLGGDFTRLAGEASTAKQNLRRCMEEEKVKGFVDVLVSHSIADGLSHFVQTTGLGGLKPNTVIVGWPYGWRQSEDDRTWHVFLHTVRAVTASRMAMLVPKGINFFPDSSEKVSGNIDIWWIVHDGGMLMLLPFLLKQHRSWKNCKMRIFTVAQMEDNSIQMKKDLKMFLYQLRIEAEVEVVEMTDSDISAYTYERTLMMEQRNQMLKELRLNKKEALGMVQAIVDHHHADVKTASKVRFAEPGSGDAVPTGNHADDAPSPPLTDPEEKERDDKDDFRSSLLHIIDSLWDSPDEQSQCDGAPSPLPDDNAKENNANGDVKPKPNVTSITPDEGTVRRMHTAVKLNEVIVSRSHDAQLVILNLPGPPRDTKLERESNYMEFLEVLTEGLEKVLMVRGGGREVITIYS from the exons GCGACACCGACGAGCATGGCCTACCGAAGGACAAGGACAAGGGCTGCGACACCAACCTCTACCTCTACCAT GAGGAGATCGAGGACCGTCCGCGCGTGGCCACGTTCCTGGGCTCGCTGGCGGACTACTCCAACACGATCCCGGCCGCGTCCGCCGCGGACACAGACGCGCCCAAGGCCGCGCCCTCCGCCCGGATGGGCACCCTCATCGGCGTGTTCCTGCCCTGCATCCAGAACATCTTCGGCGTGATCCTGTTCATCCGTCTCACGTGGGTCGTCGGCACGGCTGGCGCTATAGCCGGGTTTCTGATTGTGCTCATCTGTTGTTGTACC ACGATGCTGACAGCCATCTCCATGTCGGCCATCGCCACCAACGGCGTGGTGCCGGCGGGCGGCTCGTATTTCATGATCGGGCGCTCGCTCGGGCCGGagtgcggcggcgcggtgggCATGCTGTTCTACACGGGCACCACGCTCGCCGCCGCCATGTACATCGTCGGCGCCGTCGAGATCGTCCTG ACGTACATGGCCCCGTGGATATCGATCTTCGGGGACTTTACGAAGGATCCGGAGGCGATGTTCAACAACTTCAGGGTGTACGGGACGGGGCTGCTGCTGGTGATGGGCTGTGTGGTGTTCATTGGAGTGAAGTTCGTGAACAAGTTCGCAACCGTCGCCCTCGCGTGCGTCATCCTGTCCATCAGTGCGGTCTACGCGGGGATCTTCGTCAACTGGAACGGCAACGACAAGCTGCA GATGTGCGTATTGGGAAAGCGTTTACTGAAAGACATCCACATCAGCAACTGCACGAAGCAGGCTGGCGGGGAGCTGTTCAAGTTGTTCTGCCCCAACAACACCTGCGACCCGTACTTCACAGCACACAACATCAGCGTCGTTCAAGGCATCAAG GGCTTAGCCAGTGGAGTGTTCTTCGACAATCTGCAAGACTCGTTCCTGGAACTCGGTCAGTACATCGCGTACGGCAAGGAACCTGACGACATCGAGCAGATGGAGCGACCCACTTACAATCAGATCTACGCCGATATCACTACTTCGTTTACGCTGCTGATTGGAATATTCTTCCCGTCTGTTActg GTATTATGGCTGGCTCAAACCGCTCGGGAGATTTGGCTGACGCTCAAAAGAGCATCCCTATCGGAACCATCTGCGCTATCCTGACCACTTCCACCGTGTACCTGTCGTGCGTGTTGCTGTTCGCCGGAACCGTCGACAACTTGCTGCTTCGAGACAA GTTTGGTCAATCGATTGGCGGTAAACTGGTGGTGGCTAACATGGCGTGGCCGAACCAGTGGGTGATCCTGGTGGGCTCGTTCCTGTCGACCCTGGGCGCTGGCCTGCAGTCCCTCACCGGCGCCCCGCGGCTGCTGCAAGCCATCGCTAAAGACGAGATTATTCCCTTCCTTGCGCCTTTCGCTGTGTCTTCCAGCAGGGGAGAACCCACAAG GGCTCTCCTGCTTACGATGCTGATCTGCCAGTGCGGCATCCTGCTGGGCAACGTGGACATTCTGGCGCCGCTGCTGTCCATGTTCTTCCTCATGTGCTACGGCTTCGTGAACCTGGCGTGCGCTCTGCAGACCTTGTTGAAGACCCCCAACTGGCGGCCCCGCTTCAAGTATTACCATTG GTCTCTGTCCCTGATTGGTCTGGTCCTGTGCATCTCCATCATGTTCATGACGTCATGGTTCTACGCCCTCATCGCCATGGGCATGGCCGGGCTCATCTACAAGTACATTGAATATCGCGG AGCGGAGAAGGAATGGGGTGACGGTCTCCGCGGTCTAGCCCTGTCAGCCGCGCGCTACTCGCTGCTGCGTCTGGAAGAAGGTCCTCCACACACCAAGAACTGGCGCCCGCAGGTGCTGGTGCTCGCCAAGCTGAATGATGATCTCACCCCGAAGTACCGCAAGATGCTGTCGTTTGCTAGTCAACTTAAAGCAG GCAAAGGTCTGACGGTATGCGTATCTGTACTCGGCGGCGACTTCACGCGGCTGGCGGGCGAGGCGTCCACGGCGAAGCAGAACCTGCGCCGCTGCATGGAGGAGGAGAAGGTCAAGGGCTTCGTCGATGTGCTCGTCTCTCATAGCATCGCTGATGGATTGAGCCACTT CGTGCAAACGACCGGCCTCGGCGGGCTCAAGCCGAACACGGTGATCGTGGGCTGGCCGTACGGCTGGCGGCAGTCGGAGGACGACCGCACCTGGCACGTGTTCCTACACACCGTGCGCGCCGTCACCGCGTCTCGCATGGCCATGCTCGTTCCCAAGGGCATCAACTTCTTCCCTGACTCTAGCGAGAAG GTATCTGGCAACATCGACATCTGGTGGATCGTGCACGACGGCGGCATGCTCATGCTGCTGCCCTTCCTGCTGAAGCAGCACCGCTCGTGGAAGAACTGCAAGATGCGCATCTTCACCGTGGCGCAGATGGAGGACAACTCCATCCAGATGAAGAAGGACCTCAAGATGTTCCTCTACCAGCTGCGGATTGAGGCCGAGGTTGAGGTTGTGGAGATG ACGGACAGTGACATTTCGGCGTACACCTACGAACGGACTTTGATGATGGAACAACGTAACCAGATGCTCAAAGAACTTCGACTTAACAAGAAGGAAGCCCTTGGAATG GTGCAAGCTATCGTTGACCATCACCACGCTGACGTTAAGACAGCTAGCAAAGTCCGTTTTGCTGAGCCTGGCTCTGGAGACGCCGTCCCTACTGGAAACCATGCTGATGACGCACCTTCTCCCCCTCTCACCGACCCTGAAGAGAAAGAAAGAGACGACAAG GACGACTTTCGAAGTAGCTTGTTGCACATAATCGATTCATTGTGGGACTCCCCCGATGAACAGTCACAGTGCGACGGAGCGCCCTCACCGCTGCCCGACGACAACGCCAAAGAGAATAACGCCAACGGGGACGTCAAGCCGAAGCCTAACGTCACTAGCATTACACC AGACGAGGGAACTGTGAGGCGCATGCACACAGCGGTGAAGCTGAACGAAGTGATCGTGTCGCGGTCGCACGACGCACAACTAGTGATACTGAACCTGCCCGGCCCGCCTCGCGACACCAAGCTGGAACGAGAGTCCAACT ACATGGAGTTCCTGGAGGTACTGACCGAGGGTCTGGAGAAGGTGCTGATGGTGCGAGGTGGCGGTCGAGAGGTCATCACCATCTACTCGTGA
- the LOC105391556 gene encoding solute carrier family 12 member 6 isoform X1 — protein MSERFKVTKFDEASKSYKNYGATSAEADVELKGKLLTDSGDTDEHGLPKDKDKGCDTNLYLYHEEIEDRPRVATFLGSLADYSNTIPAASAADTDAPKAAPSARMGTLIGVFLPCIQNIFGVILFIRLTWVVGTAGAIAGFLIVLICCCTTMLTAISMSAIATNGVVPAGGSYFMIGRSLGPECGGAVGMLFYTGTTLAAAMYIVGAVEIVLTYMAPWISIFGDFTKDPEAMFNNFRVYGTGLLLVMGCVVFIGVKFVNKFATVALACVILSISAVYAGIFVNWNGNDKLQMCVLGKRLLKDIHISNCTKQAGGELFKLFCPNNTCDPYFTAHNISVVQGIKGLASGVFFDNLQDSFLELGQYIAYGKEPDDIEQMERPTYNQIYADITTSFTLLIGIFFPSVTGIMAGSNRSGDLADAQKSIPIGTICAILTTSTVYLSCVLLFAGTVDNLLLRDKFGQSIGGKLVVANMAWPNQWVILVGSFLSTLGAGLQSLTGAPRLLQAIAKDEIIPFLAPFAVSSSRGEPTRALLLTMLICQCGILLGNVDILAPLLSMFFLMCYGFVNLACALQTLLKTPNWRPRFKYYHWSLSLIGLVLCISIMFMTSWFYALIAMGMAGLIYKYIEYRGAEKEWGDGLRGLALSAARYSLLRLEEGPPHTKNWRPQVLVLAKLNDDLTPKYRKMLSFASQLKAGKGLTVCVSVLGGDFTRLAGEASTAKQNLRRCMEEEKVKGFVDVLVSHSIADGLSHFVQTTGLGGLKPNTVIVGWPYGWRQSEDDRTWHVFLHTVRAVTASRMAMLVPKGINFFPDSSEKVSGNIDIWWIVHDGGMLMLLPFLLKQHRSWKNCKMRIFTVAQMEDNSIQMKKDLKMFLYQLRIEAEVEVVEMTDSDISAYTYERTLMMEQRNQMLKELRLNKKEALGMNLVDYNEHNAEEKLPLVQAIVDHHHADVKTASKVRFAEPGSGDAVPTGNHADDAPSPPLTDPEEKERDDKDDFRSSLLHIIDSLWDSPDEQSQCDGAPSPLPDDNAKENNANGDVKPKPNVTSITPDEGTVRRMHTAVKLNEVIVSRSHDAQLVILNLPGPPRDTKLERESNYMEFLEVLTEGLEKVLMVRGGGREVITIYS, from the exons GCGACACCGACGAGCATGGCCTACCGAAGGACAAGGACAAGGGCTGCGACACCAACCTCTACCTCTACCAT GAGGAGATCGAGGACCGTCCGCGCGTGGCCACGTTCCTGGGCTCGCTGGCGGACTACTCCAACACGATCCCGGCCGCGTCCGCCGCGGACACAGACGCGCCCAAGGCCGCGCCCTCCGCCCGGATGGGCACCCTCATCGGCGTGTTCCTGCCCTGCATCCAGAACATCTTCGGCGTGATCCTGTTCATCCGTCTCACGTGGGTCGTCGGCACGGCTGGCGCTATAGCCGGGTTTCTGATTGTGCTCATCTGTTGTTGTACC ACGATGCTGACAGCCATCTCCATGTCGGCCATCGCCACCAACGGCGTGGTGCCGGCGGGCGGCTCGTATTTCATGATCGGGCGCTCGCTCGGGCCGGagtgcggcggcgcggtgggCATGCTGTTCTACACGGGCACCACGCTCGCCGCCGCCATGTACATCGTCGGCGCCGTCGAGATCGTCCTG ACGTACATGGCCCCGTGGATATCGATCTTCGGGGACTTTACGAAGGATCCGGAGGCGATGTTCAACAACTTCAGGGTGTACGGGACGGGGCTGCTGCTGGTGATGGGCTGTGTGGTGTTCATTGGAGTGAAGTTCGTGAACAAGTTCGCAACCGTCGCCCTCGCGTGCGTCATCCTGTCCATCAGTGCGGTCTACGCGGGGATCTTCGTCAACTGGAACGGCAACGACAAGCTGCA GATGTGCGTATTGGGAAAGCGTTTACTGAAAGACATCCACATCAGCAACTGCACGAAGCAGGCTGGCGGGGAGCTGTTCAAGTTGTTCTGCCCCAACAACACCTGCGACCCGTACTTCACAGCACACAACATCAGCGTCGTTCAAGGCATCAAG GGCTTAGCCAGTGGAGTGTTCTTCGACAATCTGCAAGACTCGTTCCTGGAACTCGGTCAGTACATCGCGTACGGCAAGGAACCTGACGACATCGAGCAGATGGAGCGACCCACTTACAATCAGATCTACGCCGATATCACTACTTCGTTTACGCTGCTGATTGGAATATTCTTCCCGTCTGTTActg GTATTATGGCTGGCTCAAACCGCTCGGGAGATTTGGCTGACGCTCAAAAGAGCATCCCTATCGGAACCATCTGCGCTATCCTGACCACTTCCACCGTGTACCTGTCGTGCGTGTTGCTGTTCGCCGGAACCGTCGACAACTTGCTGCTTCGAGACAA GTTTGGTCAATCGATTGGCGGTAAACTGGTGGTGGCTAACATGGCGTGGCCGAACCAGTGGGTGATCCTGGTGGGCTCGTTCCTGTCGACCCTGGGCGCTGGCCTGCAGTCCCTCACCGGCGCCCCGCGGCTGCTGCAAGCCATCGCTAAAGACGAGATTATTCCCTTCCTTGCGCCTTTCGCTGTGTCTTCCAGCAGGGGAGAACCCACAAG GGCTCTCCTGCTTACGATGCTGATCTGCCAGTGCGGCATCCTGCTGGGCAACGTGGACATTCTGGCGCCGCTGCTGTCCATGTTCTTCCTCATGTGCTACGGCTTCGTGAACCTGGCGTGCGCTCTGCAGACCTTGTTGAAGACCCCCAACTGGCGGCCCCGCTTCAAGTATTACCATTG GTCTCTGTCCCTGATTGGTCTGGTCCTGTGCATCTCCATCATGTTCATGACGTCATGGTTCTACGCCCTCATCGCCATGGGCATGGCCGGGCTCATCTACAAGTACATTGAATATCGCGG AGCGGAGAAGGAATGGGGTGACGGTCTCCGCGGTCTAGCCCTGTCAGCCGCGCGCTACTCGCTGCTGCGTCTGGAAGAAGGTCCTCCACACACCAAGAACTGGCGCCCGCAGGTGCTGGTGCTCGCCAAGCTGAATGATGATCTCACCCCGAAGTACCGCAAGATGCTGTCGTTTGCTAGTCAACTTAAAGCAG GCAAAGGTCTGACGGTATGCGTATCTGTACTCGGCGGCGACTTCACGCGGCTGGCGGGCGAGGCGTCCACGGCGAAGCAGAACCTGCGCCGCTGCATGGAGGAGGAGAAGGTCAAGGGCTTCGTCGATGTGCTCGTCTCTCATAGCATCGCTGATGGATTGAGCCACTT CGTGCAAACGACCGGCCTCGGCGGGCTCAAGCCGAACACGGTGATCGTGGGCTGGCCGTACGGCTGGCGGCAGTCGGAGGACGACCGCACCTGGCACGTGTTCCTACACACCGTGCGCGCCGTCACCGCGTCTCGCATGGCCATGCTCGTTCCCAAGGGCATCAACTTCTTCCCTGACTCTAGCGAGAAG GTATCTGGCAACATCGACATCTGGTGGATCGTGCACGACGGCGGCATGCTCATGCTGCTGCCCTTCCTGCTGAAGCAGCACCGCTCGTGGAAGAACTGCAAGATGCGCATCTTCACCGTGGCGCAGATGGAGGACAACTCCATCCAGATGAAGAAGGACCTCAAGATGTTCCTCTACCAGCTGCGGATTGAGGCCGAGGTTGAGGTTGTGGAGATG ACGGACAGTGACATTTCGGCGTACACCTACGAACGGACTTTGATGATGGAACAACGTAACCAGATGCTCAAAGAACTTCGACTTAACAAGAAGGAAGCCCTTGGAATG AATTTGGTGGACTATAATGAACACAATGCTGAGGAGAAGTTGCCCCTG GTGCAAGCTATCGTTGACCATCACCACGCTGACGTTAAGACAGCTAGCAAAGTCCGTTTTGCTGAGCCTGGCTCTGGAGACGCCGTCCCTACTGGAAACCATGCTGATGACGCACCTTCTCCCCCTCTCACCGACCCTGAAGAGAAAGAAAGAGACGACAAG GACGACTTTCGAAGTAGCTTGTTGCACATAATCGATTCATTGTGGGACTCCCCCGATGAACAGTCACAGTGCGACGGAGCGCCCTCACCGCTGCCCGACGACAACGCCAAAGAGAATAACGCCAACGGGGACGTCAAGCCGAAGCCTAACGTCACTAGCATTACACC AGACGAGGGAACTGTGAGGCGCATGCACACAGCGGTGAAGCTGAACGAAGTGATCGTGTCGCGGTCGCACGACGCACAACTAGTGATACTGAACCTGCCCGGCCCGCCTCGCGACACCAAGCTGGAACGAGAGTCCAACT ACATGGAGTTCCTGGAGGTACTGACCGAGGGTCTGGAGAAGGTGCTGATGGTGCGAGGTGGCGGTCGAGAGGTCATCACCATCTACTCGTGA